The Streptomyces sp. NBC_01298 genome contains the following window.
GGTACAGCAGCCAGCCGAGCAGCCCGAGGATGACGAGCGTCGAGGCGATCCCGTAGAAGAAGTGGCGGCGCTGGGCGCGCGGGCCCAGCAGGTCGTAGAGGGCGGTGGACTCCAGGTCACCGTGGAGCGCGTGCGCGGTCATCGGGCGACTCCGAAGCGCTTTTCGAGCACGTTGAACAGCGCGCTGATGGACAGGGTGATGATCAGGTAGCCCACCGCGATCCAGACGAAGGTCCAGATGATGCTGTAGCCCAGCTCGTTGAGGGTCTTGTACGTGCCCAGCAGCTCGGTGACGCTGAACGCCCCCGCGATCGCGGAGTTCTTGGCGAGCGCGATCAGCGTGGAGCCGATGGGCGGGATGACGGACCGGAAGGCCTGGGGCAGGACGACGGTGCCCAGGGTCTGGCCGAAGGACATGCCGAGGCTGCGGGCCGCCTCGCCCTGGCCCTTGGGCACGGTGTTGATGCCGGAACGCAGGGCCTCGCAGATGAAGGCCGAGGTGTAGCAGCCCAGGGCCAGCACGGCGAAGAGCTGGAAGGGCAGGACCAGGCCGAAGCGGGGCAGGCCGAGCAGGACGGCGAAGAAGAGCAGGGTGAGCGGGGTGTTGCGCAGGATGGTCACCCAGACGGTGCCGAAGACCCGGAAGGAGCCGACGGGGGCGACGCGGAAGGAGGCCATCAGGAAACCGAGGACCAGGGCCAGGAGGGAGGCGTAGACCGTGAGTTCCACGGTGCCGAGGAATCCCTTGCCGTAGAGCGAGAAGTTTTCGGTGAGTACGTCCATGGCGGTGCGCTCTCCCCTCAGCTCGCCGGGTAGC
Protein-coding sequences here:
- a CDS encoding amino acid ABC transporter permease — translated: MDVLTENFSLYGKGFLGTVELTVYASLLALVLGFLMASFRVAPVGSFRVFGTVWVTILRNTPLTLLFFAVLLGLPRFGLVLPFQLFAVLALGCYTSAFICEALRSGINTVPKGQGEAARSLGMSFGQTLGTVVLPQAFRSVIPPIGSTLIALAKNSAIAGAFSVTELLGTYKTLNELGYSIIWTFVWIAVGYLIITLSISALFNVLEKRFGVAR